One Syntrophorhabdus sp. genomic region harbors:
- a CDS encoding peptidylprolyl isomerase — protein sequence MSSAKTGDTVRVHYTGTLSDGTVFDSSRDREPLEFTIGQSMVIPGFENGIVGMNEGESKEISIPAAEAYGTYNEDLVAAVPRSQVPPEMELAVGMILQVRSPEGALARAMVREITDAEVTLDLNHPLAGQDLIFAVELAKIV from the coding sequence ATGTCATCAGCAAAAACAGGCGATACTGTCAGGGTCCATTACACGGGAACCCTTTCGGATGGGACCGTGTTTGATTCGTCGCGGGACCGTGAACCCCTCGAATTCACTATCGGCCAGAGCATGGTCATACCCGGATTCGAGAACGGCATCGTCGGCATGAACGAAGGGGAGTCGAAGGAGATATCCATCCCCGCCGCTGAAGCTTACGGCACGTACAACGAGGACCTCGTCGCCGCGGTGCCCCGCTCGCAGGTACCCCCCGAAATGGAGCTCGCCGTGGGAATGATCCTCCAGGTCCGGTCTCCCGAGGGCGCCCTGGCGCGGGCGATGGTGAGGGAGATCACCGACGCGGAGGTCACCCTCGACCTCAACCACCCCCTGGCCGGCCAGGACCTCATCTTCGCGGTGGAACTGGCAAAAATCGTATAA
- a CDS encoding RNA-binding protein, protein MNGSKLYVGNLNYSVTGERLRELFSGYGEVGEVRVIEGKGFGFVEMATKEDAEKAKQALNGMDFEGRTLRIDDARPQKEKPRGRGPRRY, encoded by the coding sequence ATGAACGGCAGCAAGCTGTATGTTGGCAACCTGAACTATTCCGTGACAGGTGAAAGATTGCGGGAGCTGTTCTCAGGGTACGGAGAAGTGGGAGAAGTACGGGTCATTGAGGGAAAGGGTTTCGGATTCGTCGAAATGGCCACGAAGGAAGACGCGGAAAAGGCGAAACAGGCTTTGAACGGGATGGATTTCGAGGGCAGGACATTGAGGATCGACGATGCCCGGCCGCAGAAGGAAAAACCGAGGGGAAGGGGGCCGCGCCGCTATTAG
- a CDS encoding lipid-binding SYLF domain-containing protein yields MISRLSVCCVAVLCIFLFAPFGSFLPGPLPGCCDDGVQARQLVERARMTLESFAGAKEMEGFRSLMKDAQGIFVSPQVLRGAFILGASGGSGVFLVRDKNKGDWTGPAFYTVGEASFGLQIGGDASEVVLLAMTQRGVMALLSSSVKLGADIGIAVGPVGAGADAATANLSADIISFSRSKGLYGGVSLEGAVVAVREGLNRAYYGRAVSPSDILIARSVKSDNAAGLRSMVTKIAGGKH; encoded by the coding sequence ATGATCTCTCGTTTATCGGTTTGTTGTGTCGCGGTCCTTTGTATCTTTTTGTTTGCGCCGTTCGGTTCGTTCCTTCCGGGGCCCTTACCCGGATGTTGCGATGACGGCGTGCAGGCCAGGCAGCTTGTGGAGAGGGCTCGGATGACGCTGGAATCCTTCGCGGGAGCGAAGGAAATGGAAGGTTTCCGGAGTCTCATGAAGGACGCTCAGGGCATCTTCGTTTCGCCCCAGGTGCTCAGGGGGGCTTTCATTCTCGGCGCGTCCGGCGGCAGCGGTGTTTTCCTGGTCCGTGACAAGAACAAGGGCGACTGGACGGGACCGGCCTTTTATACCGTCGGCGAGGCAAGCTTTGGTCTCCAGATAGGCGGGGATGCGTCCGAGGTGGTCCTTCTCGCGATGACGCAACGGGGGGTGATGGCCCTTCTGTCGAGCAGTGTAAAGCTCGGCGCCGACATCGGCATAGCCGTCGGACCCGTCGGTGCCGGTGCCGATGCGGCAACGGCCAACCTGAGTGCCGATATCATCAGTTTTTCCCGGTCCAAGGGTCTCTACGGGGGTGTCTCCCTCGAAGGCGCCGTTGTGGCGGTGAGGGAAGGATTGAACAGGGCCTACTACGGAAGGGCCGTCAGCCCCTCGGATATCCTGATCGCGAGGTCCGTGAAGAGCGACAATGCCGCGGGTCTGAGGTCGATGGTCACGAAGATCGCGGGGGGGAAGCATTAA
- a CDS encoding lytic murein transglycosylase, whose amino-acid sequence MRTGSRIALFAALTGLILLVSFPVHAGVDPVYQDGLNRLFGDLEKQGFTSEELKEIFSDSRFELYPHIVGRTGKGMNYMSRRFGLLTKRSIKRGRSILATYRDALMGAEKEYGVDKEIIVAILRVETNFGSATGVYPVLNSLATMAVIENRRSEWARGELAELLALCREQNKDPFSIRGSWAGAFGISQFIPSSYMRFAVDGNSDGTIDLFTMSDAVASVANYLRSHGWEKGKPEENRQAVYAYNHCDSYVKAVFAYAKALGK is encoded by the coding sequence ATGAGAACAGGGTCACGGATAGCGTTATTTGCTGCCCTGACGGGTCTTATTCTCCTCGTCTCCTTTCCGGTTCACGCCGGGGTCGATCCTGTCTACCAGGATGGCCTCAACAGGCTCTTTGGCGACCTTGAGAAGCAGGGGTTTACGAGCGAGGAACTGAAGGAGATATTCTCGGACAGCCGTTTCGAACTGTATCCGCACATAGTTGGTCGAACGGGAAAGGGCATGAACTATATGAGCCGCAGGTTCGGCCTTCTGACGAAGCGGTCGATCAAGCGGGGCAGGAGCATACTGGCAACATACCGGGACGCGTTGATGGGCGCCGAGAAGGAGTACGGCGTTGACAAGGAGATCATAGTGGCGATCCTTCGGGTGGAAACGAATTTTGGTTCCGCGACAGGTGTCTATCCGGTCCTCAACAGCCTCGCGACGATGGCCGTCATCGAGAATCGGCGGTCCGAGTGGGCGCGCGGGGAGCTTGCCGAACTCCTTGCCCTGTGCAGGGAGCAGAACAAGGACCCTTTCTCGATACGCGGTTCCTGGGCCGGCGCCTTCGGCATCTCCCAGTTCATCCCCTCTTCGTATATGAGGTTTGCCGTGGACGGCAACTCCGACGGCACTATCGATCTCTTCACAATGAGCGATGCCGTGGCCAGCGTCGCCAACTACCTCAGGAGCCACGGATGGGAAAAGGGCAAACCTGAAGAGAACCGTCAGGCCGTCTATGCCTACAATCACTGCGACAGCTACGTGAAGGCCGTGTTCGCCTACGCGAAGGCATTGGGAAAGTAA
- a CDS encoding PAS domain S-box protein has translation MKDTSRTTRELLEEIASLKERIRELERPQDSDAGREKSPPEGTAGRKESVASPQSNTALGEDGYHCGRIWTSRGITERRRTEEALREPERKFRDLAEKSIVGIYVLRPDGVVRYVNARCAEIFGYTVEEAIDKLSIRDVIFSEDLPLVSASIGKRTSGEQPSHHYEFRIITRTGDIRYVEVYSSYTVHEGKPSIIGTMLDISERKHAENALLASEERFRTFFNLPIVGFAITGADSRWIHFNDKLCEMLGYSREELERTTWMRITPPEDLARERPIFEDVVRGARNVAGFDKRYIRKNGALVDASVSTQVVRTPDGSVAYFASIIQDITAQKKAEGEIIREREKLRTLSDNAPFGMVLIDEDGRFTYVNAKFTELFGYGLPDIPDGRTWFRKAYPDAEYRHAVISTWLEDFRNTGPTERKPRVFTVTCKSGTKKIIEFIPSRLASGDYLMTCEDITELVRLESQLRQAQKMESIGTLAGGIAHDFNNILTTLIGYASLIQAKMDRGNPLRAYVDQILSASTKGADLTRSLLTFSRQQPVTLLPVDINDAIRETGPLLKRLLTEDIHLGVSLTHEDTVVMADKSQMDQILFNLITNARDAMPEGGTLTVETDIANVDSWFIEAHGFGEPGRYVLITVCDTGEGMNEATREKIFDPFFTTKDTGKGTGLGLATVYGIVKQHNGYITVYSEPGKGTAFHIYIPAAMMKVETVVDTAVRTEGGKETVLIAEDDEGVRQIMREAIEDHGYMTIEAVDGQDAIEKFELHHDIDLIILDSVMPRKNGREAFEKIRAINPRIKVLFISGYTRDIVLDKGIKDREFDFIPKPLMLDRFLQKIREILDREENG, from the coding sequence ATGAAAGACACGTCGAGAACGACCCGCGAATTGCTCGAAGAGATAGCCTCTTTGAAGGAGAGGATCAGGGAACTCGAGCGCCCGCAAGACAGCGACGCGGGCAGGGAGAAGTCTCCGCCGGAGGGCACCGCCGGGCGCAAAGAGTCCGTGGCATCTCCGCAGTCGAACACCGCTCTCGGCGAGGATGGATACCACTGCGGCAGGATCTGGACGTCCCGGGGTATAACGGAGCGCAGGCGCACCGAGGAGGCGCTCAGGGAACCGGAACGCAAGTTTCGGGACCTTGCCGAGAAGTCCATCGTCGGCATCTACGTCCTGAGGCCGGACGGGGTGGTGCGGTACGTCAACGCGCGATGTGCCGAGATATTCGGATACACCGTCGAGGAGGCCATCGACAAACTGAGCATACGTGACGTCATATTCTCCGAAGACCTTCCCCTGGTGAGTGCCAGCATCGGCAAGAGGACCTCGGGAGAGCAGCCGTCACACCATTACGAATTCAGGATAATCACCAGGACCGGGGACATCAGGTACGTCGAGGTCTACAGCTCCTACACCGTGCACGAAGGAAAACCATCCATCATCGGGACCATGCTTGACATCTCGGAGCGCAAGCATGCCGAGAACGCGCTGCTGGCAAGCGAGGAACGGTTCCGCACCTTCTTCAACCTTCCCATCGTGGGTTTCGCGATAACCGGGGCCGACAGCCGGTGGATCCACTTCAACGACAAGCTCTGCGAGATGCTGGGGTATTCCCGCGAAGAACTCGAAAGGACGACCTGGATGCGAATCACACCGCCCGAGGACCTCGCCAGGGAAAGGCCGATTTTCGAAGACGTGGTGAGGGGCGCAAGGAATGTCGCCGGTTTTGATAAAAGATATATAAGAAAGAACGGCGCCCTCGTCGACGCCTCCGTTTCCACCCAGGTGGTCCGGACCCCTGACGGCTCCGTCGCCTATTTTGCCTCCATCATCCAGGACATCACGGCCCAGAAGAAGGCCGAGGGGGAGATCATCAGGGAAAGGGAGAAACTGAGGACGCTCTCGGACAATGCCCCCTTCGGAATGGTCCTCATCGACGAAGACGGCCGTTTCACATACGTCAACGCGAAATTCACGGAACTCTTCGGGTACGGTCTGCCGGACATCCCCGACGGCAGGACCTGGTTCAGGAAGGCCTATCCTGATGCCGAATACCGGCACGCGGTCATCTCGACCTGGCTCGAGGACTTCCGCAATACCGGGCCGACCGAACGGAAACCGAGGGTGTTCACCGTTACGTGCAAGAGCGGGACAAAGAAGATCATCGAGTTCATACCTTCCAGGCTCGCTTCCGGGGATTATCTCATGACCTGCGAGGACATCACCGAACTGGTACGGCTGGAATCCCAACTGCGCCAGGCCCAGAAGATGGAATCCATCGGGACCCTCGCGGGAGGCATCGCCCACGATTTCAACAACATTCTCACAACGCTCATCGGATACGCCTCTCTCATACAGGCGAAAATGGACAGGGGCAATCCCCTGCGGGCCTACGTGGACCAGATTCTCTCGGCGTCCACAAAAGGCGCCGACCTTACCCGGAGTCTCCTGACCTTCAGCAGGCAGCAACCCGTCACGCTTCTCCCCGTGGATATCAATGATGCGATAAGAGAGACGGGGCCATTGCTCAAAAGGCTCCTCACCGAGGATATCCACCTCGGCGTATCGCTCACGCATGAGGATACGGTGGTCATGGCCGACAAGTCACAAATGGACCAGATCCTCTTCAATCTCATCACCAACGCCCGGGATGCCATGCCCGAGGGCGGGACTCTCACCGTGGAAACCGACATAGCCAATGTGGACAGCTGGTTCATCGAGGCCCACGGTTTCGGAGAGCCCGGCCGGTACGTGTTGATAACCGTTTGCGATACGGGAGAGGGCATGAACGAGGCGACACGGGAGAAGATCTTCGATCCCTTCTTCACCACGAAGGATACGGGCAAAGGGACGGGGCTCGGCCTCGCGACCGTCTACGGCATCGTCAAGCAGCACAACGGGTATATCACGGTGTACAGCGAACCCGGAAAGGGAACTGCCTTTCACATCTACATCCCGGCGGCGATGATGAAGGTCGAAACCGTGGTCGACACGGCGGTGCGCACGGAAGGAGGGAAGGAGACGGTCCTCATAGCGGAGGATGATGAAGGAGTGCGGCAGATCATGCGGGAGGCCATCGAGGATCATGGCTACATGACCATAGAGGCGGTGGACGGCCAGGACGCGATAGAGAAGTTCGAGTTGCACCACGACATAGACCTCATCATCCTCGACTCCGTCATGCCAAGAAAGAACGGAAGGGAGGCCTTTGAGAAGATACGCGCCATAAACCCCCGCATCAAGGTCCTTTTCATCAGCGGATACACCAGGGATATCGTCCTCGACAAGGGGATCAAGGACAGGGAGTTCGACTTCATCCCCAAACCGCTCATGCTCGACAGGTTCCTGCAAAAGATCCGCGAGATACTGGACAGAGAGGAGAACGGATGA
- the pncA gene encoding bifunctional nicotinamidase/pyrazinamidase, translated as MISLFLLTTVFPFWAHGNDLPSRAHWAVLVIDVQPCFVEGGALAVADADAAYVRDAQWATRWFRYMGIKVLGSRDYHPADHISFYTNHPGSQPYDVIELPDGRMQVLWPPHCVQTAGDSRALVDNNLFYELVKKGQDPSYDSYSAFRDDGGANTELDGILKALGVTHLIVYGIATDYCVKATVMDALDLGYSVVVIEDLIRGVAPDTAAQAIADMKAAGAWFLPAVRAMK; from the coding sequence ATGATCTCGTTGTTTCTCCTGACGACGGTCTTCCCGTTCTGGGCTCACGGGAACGACCTGCCTTCGAGAGCCCACTGGGCTGTGCTCGTGATAGATGTTCAGCCCTGCTTTGTCGAGGGCGGGGCCCTGGCCGTCGCCGATGCCGACGCGGCCTATGTGCGCGACGCGCAGTGGGCGACACGGTGGTTCCGCTACATGGGTATCAAGGTGCTGGGGAGCCGTGACTACCATCCGGCCGACCACATCTCATTCTACACCAACCACCCGGGGTCTCAGCCCTACGATGTGATCGAGCTGCCCGACGGCAGGATGCAGGTCCTCTGGCCGCCTCACTGCGTCCAGACGGCCGGGGACTCCCGCGCGCTGGTGGACAACAACCTGTTCTACGAACTCGTCAAGAAGGGTCAGGACCCGAGCTACGACAGCTACTCCGCTTTCCGGGACGACGGCGGGGCAAACACCGAGCTCGACGGGATCCTCAAGGCCCTGGGAGTGACGCACCTCATTGTATACGGCATAGCCACCGACTATTGTGTCAAGGCCACGGTGATGGACGCCCTTGACCTCGGTTACTCCGTTGTCGTCATCGAGGACCTGATCCGGGGCGTGGCTCCGGACACCGCGGCACAGGCGATAGCGGACATGAAGGCGGCGGGCGCCTGGTTCCTGCCCGCGGTCCGGGCCATGAAGTAA
- a CDS encoding 4Fe-4S binding protein, with amino-acid sequence MQPMVYLKNVVTLTHTPELCNGCGICLSVCPRQVLERLNGKVGITRRDACIECGACQRNCPRGAVTVKAGVGCASALINQMLGRKKACCTVGD; translated from the coding sequence ATGCAACCCATGGTCTACCTCAAAAACGTTGTGACGCTTACCCACACACCGGAGTTGTGCAATGGCTGCGGCATCTGTCTTTCCGTGTGCCCCCGCCAGGTGCTTGAGCGTCTCAACGGGAAGGTCGGGATCACTAGGCGCGACGCCTGCATCGAGTGCGGCGCCTGCCAGCGCAACTGCCCTCGAGGGGCGGTGACCGTCAAAGCGGGCGTCGGCTGCGCCTCGGCCCTCATCAACCAGATGCTCGGCAGAAAGAAAGCCTGCTGTACTGTCGGCGATTAA
- a CDS encoding acetyl-CoA synthase subunit gamma yields the protein MDRIGAFKARWGIGRMQYRVDAGLYAIGEPTAQSPVFVTSNYKLTFDLLRRAIASIDGWILVLDTLGINVWCAAGKGTFGTDELVERIEASHLAGIVSHRRLILPQLGGPGVAGHEVKKRSGFQVIYGPVEAEDIPLFLEKDLKANERMRTKGFGFTERLALVPMEVVPAVRSGLPAAAGLFVLCFLLGGFSLSRALEWLVVPAVSIGVSILAGAVFTPVLLPWLPGRAFSVKGLAMGILSALSVVALFRGISILEIMALLVSIPAMSSYLAMNFTGSSTFTSLSGVRKEMRFALPLEIGGAGAGLLMWIIALLGG from the coding sequence ATGGATCGCATCGGGGCCTTCAAGGCGCGGTGGGGGATCGGGCGGATGCAATACAGGGTCGACGCGGGCCTTTACGCGATAGGGGAGCCGACCGCGCAATCCCCGGTCTTCGTCACCTCCAACTACAAACTCACATTCGATCTGCTCAGACGGGCCATCGCGTCGATAGACGGGTGGATCCTCGTGCTCGATACGCTGGGGATCAACGTGTGGTGTGCCGCAGGGAAAGGCACCTTCGGGACCGACGAACTGGTAGAGCGCATCGAAGCGAGCCATCTTGCCGGTATCGTGAGCCACCGGAGACTCATACTTCCCCAGCTAGGGGGGCCGGGCGTTGCGGGCCACGAGGTGAAGAAGCGCTCCGGCTTTCAGGTTATCTACGGACCCGTTGAGGCTGAAGACATACCTCTATTCCTTGAAAAAGACCTCAAGGCGAACGAGCGGATGAGGACGAAGGGCTTCGGCTTCACGGAAAGGCTGGCGCTTGTCCCGATGGAGGTCGTGCCGGCCGTGAGGTCAGGGCTTCCTGCCGCGGCGGGCCTCTTTGTTCTGTGCTTCCTTCTCGGCGGGTTTTCGCTATCGAGGGCCCTCGAATGGCTTGTGGTCCCTGCCGTGTCCATAGGAGTTTCCATACTCGCGGGCGCGGTGTTCACCCCTGTCTTGCTTCCCTGGCTTCCGGGCCGGGCCTTTTCGGTCAAAGGGCTTGCGATGGGCATCCTGTCGGCCCTTTCCGTCGTAGCTCTTTTTCGCGGCATAAGCATACTGGAAATAATGGCTTTGCTTGTCTCGATCCCCGCCATGTCCTCTTATCTCGCGATGAATTTCACCGGTTCCTCCACGTTCACTTCGCTTTCCGGCGTGAGAAAGGAGATGCGCTTCGCCCTTCCCCTCGAGATCGGGGGCGCGGGGGCAGGCCTCCTGATGTGGATCATCGCCCTTTTGGGAGGATAG